AAAAGTGGCATAGTATCAATACTGTGCAAGTGAGTGAGGGTACCCCGCAAGCCCTGGTACCCCCCTTCCACAttcccactaactagtggttgggTGGTTGCTACCTTGCATTAAAGTCTTATTGGCTAGGCTTCCAGCTCTGTTGGATGATAATCCCTATTAAGTAGCTAAAGGTTTGAACATTTGGAAAAATGCAGAACCGTTTTAAGTTCGACATATGTTCAGATCGACATACGACCCAGTTAACGGCTGAGAAATGTGTTGTAACTTGATCTGGATGTATGTCGAACTTGAAAAGTTAGGTTTCCGTGTATTTTTTATGCTATGCCATGATACTGTAATCATGTTAGTCacatatcaatattttcttactgtatttcAAATCAGATAATTAATTGTACTTTTAGTTGGTGGAAAGTTATTGGTTAGTTTGAAGTGAGTAGGCAATACgcgtttcctttttttctttatctaaagaAATGGCTGTATTGCTATGCTTGTGATTGAAATTTTTCTTCAATTCTACCTAATATTggtttcttttcttatttcccaGGAATTTCAACTTTTCAAGATGAGTGTCCATGTGAGTGGTCTGAAGTACTGCTCCAATGATGAAGCACACAGGTGGTTGCCTACTACGATCTCGTTAATCTTTGGTCTAGCAGCTGGATTCATTGGGAAGAAATTTAGCATCAGTAGGCTTAATGTATCCTTAGCCACCAACAGAAGGGTAAAGTCCATACTAATGAAAATTACTCCCATAGTACTTACCATAGGGTTGAGTCTATGTTTTTGGGATATGTCAGTGGATTTTCCCTCTTTTGTCATCTGTCACTCTCCATTGGTTCCAGAAATTTCAATACATGCTTTATGTTATTGGATTCGATTTTTAGTTCATTTGTATTTGGCTTTGAGGACACTGATTTTCTGGCTACTGAAGATGAATACAGAACCTCTCCTCCTAATCGTCAACACATTTCTCATTGTTCAAAGTCTGATTGGAGTCATACTGCAACAAGAGTTTGTTGCTTTCTACTTCTTGATCTTTCTCAATGTTTTTTGCTATGAAGTCAGCACTTGTCTGCTTAAAATTGGTTACTACTCTGATATGATTGAAATGGTGGCTGCTGTTTTTGTCATTGGAGGGTTTTTGAGGGTGGCTGAGGAATGGACCACGAACTTTGGTTATCATGTAGGGTTTAGAGGACTTTATGCACCTGTGAAATCAAGCTGGACCTACATTTATTGGGTGGTAATAACAGTGTCAACTGTAGGTTATGGTGATGTCATACCATCAACGCTAACATGTATGTTTATTCTAATATTGATAAGTATGTTTTGCCTAGGTTGGTTTTCATCCACATGTATAAAATTTGAAAACTTCCTGGACAATATGGGAAGTGCCATTATACAAGACAACTTTTGTTATAGTCCTAGGTGCCATCTTGTCATTGGTGTGGAAACAGTTGACAATCTTGTGACCTTTCTTAATGCATTTCCAAAGAATGAACTCCAGAAAGTAATTGTgttcatcaaagaaaaaaaaagtaatttcctaCAAGCAGCCACATGTTTCCCAGTCAAAATTGTGCTAGAAAATGATCCCTTGAAAGTCATCAAAGACTCCCATATCTTCAGGGGAGGTGAAGAAAGTTCAATATGGATACACTACAAGGGTGATGATCCAGCCATGGAGAAAAACACTGTGCTTTTGGTAAGAAGAATAAAGAAGAACACCAATTGTAATTCTCGCCTTTTTGTTAAAGTCACAAGCATTGAGACACGAGTTCAGATAAGTAAGATCAGAGGATGGAGAGGTACTGATGGGACAGATGTATGC
Above is a window of Palaemon carinicauda isolate YSFRI2023 chromosome 6, ASM3689809v2, whole genome shotgun sequence DNA encoding:
- the LOC137642696 gene encoding calcium-activated potassium channel subunit alpha-1-like, with the protein product MSVHVSGLKYCSNDEAHRWLPTTISLIFGLAAGFIGKKFSISRLNVSLATNRRVKSILMKITPIVLTIGLSLCFWDMSVDFPSFVICHSPLVPEISIHALCYWIRFLVHLYLALRTLIFWLLKMNTEPLLLIVNTFLIVQSLIGVILQQEFVAFYFLIFLNVFCYEVSTCLLKIGYYSDMIEMVAAVFVIGGFLRVAEEWTTNFGYHVGFRGLYAPVKSSWTYIYWVVITVSTVGYGDVIPSTLTCMFILILISMFCLGWFSSTCIKFENFLDNMGSAIIQDNFCYSPRCHLVIGVETVDNLVTFLNAFPKNELQKVIVFIKEKKSNFLQAATCFPVKIVLENDPLKVIKDSHIFRGGEESSIWIHYKGDDPAMEKNTVLLVRRIKKNTNCNSRLFVKVTSIETRVQISKIRGWRGTDGTDVCLVSQVLEAHMLTHSAHARILAALIAAASTKMNLEIQEHGKLDPVDNFYDVSTIHYDLNKDLFLGIIHETGEDFLPEYIKPGDMKMLLRNGKMDNMEKGKFGKKGKYGRKCPHSCSEIATTSFCSNAVPVDKTNKRLTQAFSNSLLLTDGLPRETIFTKKLQGCYHNNYDLMKARSTSVDKIFKSTLEHMYEICLLEDCVCGTYENYGLIDILLMKAYSNPLLYNAWLKLVENNSFVVEEVEDSCQYCCIFYTMVRKQKIPLGIEVNHVMSDGQTVRVPILNPPSTHNVDKGSYVVILHSDKD